A genomic region of candidate division WOR-3 bacterium contains the following coding sequences:
- the xerD gene encoding site-specific tyrosine recombinase XerD yields MLKSRNGQEILDQFANYLMVERSVSKQSSTYYTTDVRQFLQFLSPQLSIGKITESDIQNYLAVLYELRLTPASIARKITSIKMFFRFLVSEGKITTDPSEYIELPKIKRRLPQVLTIEEINQLLACTELSNDPNDLRARAIFETLYASGLRASELLSLRIDDISFTDSFIRVLGKGDKERLVPLGKPAIKALKNYLNFGRKHFLKDKISPYVFLNVRGKKLSRMGLHKILKQYLKKAKIHKPVTPHIFRHTFATHLLEGGANLRAVQEMLGHANIATTQIYTHIDREYLKEVYKTFHPRS; encoded by the coding sequence ATGCTGAAAAGTCGCAATGGGCAGGAAATTTTAGACCAATTTGCCAACTATCTAATGGTTGAGCGGAGCGTATCCAAACAATCATCCACTTATTACACAACTGATGTTCGGCAATTCTTACAATTTTTATCACCTCAACTATCGATTGGAAAGATTACAGAATCTGACATCCAAAATTACCTTGCGGTCTTATATGAATTACGATTAACTCCAGCATCAATTGCCCGAAAAATTACTTCAATCAAGATGTTCTTTCGCTTTTTAGTATCCGAAGGAAAAATTACTACTGACCCTTCTGAATACATCGAACTGCCTAAAATAAAAAGAAGACTACCACAAGTCCTTACAATTGAAGAAATCAACCAACTTTTGGCATGCACTGAATTGTCTAATGACCCAAACGATTTACGAGCTCGGGCAATATTTGAAACCCTCTACGCTTCAGGACTGCGTGCTTCGGAACTATTATCTTTACGCATCGACGACATCTCCTTCACAGATAGTTTTATTCGGGTATTAGGCAAAGGAGATAAAGAACGACTCGTGCCTTTAGGCAAACCGGCTATCAAAGCCTTAAAGAATTATTTGAATTTTGGTCGCAAACATTTTCTTAAGGATAAAATTTCTCCCTATGTCTTTCTTAATGTTCGCGGAAAAAAATTGTCTCGTATGGGCTTACATAAAATATTAAAGCAATACTTAAAAAAAGCAAAGATTCACAAACCAGTAACTCCTCATATCTTTCGTCATACATTTGCTACCCATCTATTAGAAGGCGGAGCAAACTTACGCGCGGTGCAAGAAATGCTTGGTCATGCCAACATTGCAACAACTCAAATTTATACCCATATTGACCGCGAATACCTAAAAGAAGTCTATAAAACCTTTCATCCCCGAAGTTAA